A single genomic interval of Spirosoma taeanense harbors:
- a CDS encoding polyprenyl synthetase family protein: MALTVADIQAPITAEMDLFEQKFRDLMKSDVMLLDQIMNYIVKRKGKQLRPMFVFLMAGVCGPITESTYRGASLIELLHTATLVHDDVVDDSNYRRGFFSVNALWKNKIAVLVGDYLLSRGLLLSVDNGDFELLQIVSKAVREISEGELLQIEKARRLDITEDVYYEIIRQKTASLIAACCAVGARSAGSDPATVQKARTFGEKVGIAFQIKDDLFDYGTAEVGKPLGIDIKEKKMTLPLIYALGKAGFFEKRRIINIVKNESENPKKVNEVIGFVKNSGGIEYATEAMNRYVADAQALLDSFPASTYRQSLYQLVQYTIERSK; this comes from the coding sequence ATGGCTCTTACTGTCGCTGATATACAAGCTCCGATTACTGCTGAAATGGACTTATTCGAGCAGAAATTCCGGGACTTGATGAAAAGCGACGTTATGCTGCTCGACCAGATCATGAATTATATCGTGAAACGGAAGGGCAAGCAATTACGTCCCATGTTTGTGTTTCTGATGGCGGGCGTTTGCGGTCCGATCACCGAATCTACGTATCGGGGCGCGTCACTCATCGAACTTCTGCACACAGCCACGCTAGTTCACGACGACGTTGTCGATGACTCCAATTATCGGCGTGGCTTTTTCTCAGTCAACGCTCTCTGGAAAAATAAAATAGCCGTGCTGGTGGGCGACTATCTCTTGTCGCGGGGCTTACTGCTGTCGGTCGATAACGGTGATTTCGAACTGCTACAGATCGTATCGAAAGCAGTGCGGGAAATCAGCGAGGGTGAATTGCTGCAAATCGAGAAAGCGCGACGGCTGGATATTACCGAGGATGTGTATTACGAGATCATCCGCCAGAAAACAGCCTCGCTGATTGCGGCCTGCTGCGCTGTAGGAGCACGGTCGGCAGGTAGCGACCCGGCAACGGTCCAGAAAGCCCGGACTTTCGGCGAGAAGGTTGGTATAGCTTTCCAGATCAAAGACGATTTGTTTGATTACGGCACGGCTGAAGTTGGAAAGCCGCTGGGTATCGACATCAAAGAGAAAAAAATGACCCTGCCGCTTATTTACGCCCTGGGCAAGGCGGGGTTTTTTGAAAAGCGCCGAATCATCAACATCGTCAAGAACGAAAGCGAAAATCCTAAAAAGGTGAACGAGGTGATTGGGTTCGTAAAAAATTCGGGCGGCATTGAATACGCGACCGAAGCGATGAACCGCTATGTCGCCGATGCGCAGGCGCTGCTGGATTCATTTCCGGCCTCAACATACCGACAATCGCTGTATCAGCTGGTGCAGTACACAATAGAGCGCAGCAAATAG
- a CDS encoding sterol desaturase family protein: MIQITGPATFWLTALLFFLAVFGRYVLFSLAFWWLFRVSMKDQFAHRAVQMRPRKAGQDWREIGWSLLTSLIFTAIAMAVIMAYQAGYTRIYTDFRTYPIWWYPISVAVVLFFHETYYYWLHRWMHRPGVYRWVHKTHHDSITTSAWTSFSFHPLESTLQAIVIPALTFVIPLHISAVGLILLIMTVSSAINHLNTEIYPRDFNQHWLGRWLIGATHHSLHHTQFRFNYGLYFTFWDKWMKTESPDFHRLFAEKTSSAPDKKT; encoded by the coding sequence ATGATTCAAATTACCGGGCCGGCCACGTTCTGGCTCACAGCCCTGCTTTTCTTCCTCGCGGTTTTTGGGCGTTACGTCCTGTTTTCACTGGCGTTCTGGTGGCTGTTCAGGGTTTCCATGAAAGATCAGTTTGCGCACCGTGCCGTACAGATGCGTCCCCGGAAAGCAGGCCAAGACTGGCGCGAGATAGGCTGGTCGCTGCTGACCTCGCTCATCTTTACCGCTATTGCTATGGCTGTCATTATGGCCTATCAGGCAGGCTATACCCGTATCTACACGGATTTTCGGACTTACCCAATCTGGTGGTATCCCATCAGCGTTGCGGTTGTCCTGTTTTTTCATGAGACGTATTATTACTGGCTCCATCGCTGGATGCACCGACCGGGCGTGTATCGGTGGGTGCATAAGACGCACCACGACAGCATCACGACATCTGCCTGGACTTCTTTTTCATTTCACCCACTCGAAAGCACCCTGCAGGCCATTGTGATTCCGGCACTGACGTTTGTTATCCCCCTGCACATTTCGGCAGTCGGTTTAATCCTGCTGATTATGACTGTATCGAGCGCCATCAACCACCTCAATACAGAAATTTACCCACGCGATTTTAACCAGCACTGGCTGGGGCGCTGGCTCATCGGCGCTACGCACCATAGTCTGCACCATACGCAGTTCCGCTTCAACTACGGGCTGTACTTTACGTTCTGGGATAAATGGATGAAAACCGAAAGCCCGGACTTCCACCGGCTTTTCGCGGAGAAGACAAGTAGCGCTCCGGACAAGAAGACGTAA
- the pafA gene encoding alkaline phosphatase PafA, with translation MRLLSSIGLLSLLTVTAFAQPQKTTRSATASTRQTLARPKLVVGITVDQMRYDYLYRYYDKYGTGGFRRLMNEGFNARNNHYHYAATYTGPGHTAIFTGSAPALNGIVGNDFYDRNLGRLMYCAEDTSVSTLGNTGNAGKMSPRNMLVTTIGDQLKLATDGRAKVIGIALKDRGAILPAGHAADGAYWFDSRDGNFISSTFYGKELPAWVQAFNARKLPEQFIGQTWQASLPMNQYTESTTDDQAYEGSLPGEAKAVFPHEFIGTAGGLKYEVLRTSPYGDQITKEFALAALKGEQLGQHSVTDMLCVSFSSPDYIGHTFGTHAVETEDNYLRLDRQLADLFAELDATVGKGQWLAFLSADHGVADVPGFSQQYRIPAGVKSYGEVSEAAKAVLEKAFGPGQWILSYMNQQLYLNRNLMAERKIAMQDVYELLRSTLLKQRGIVNVINLHNLYAEPLPELQANLFRNVYHPNRSGDIYVMQQAGWFEGRAKGTTHGTTYAYDTHVPFLIYGWGVRPGQTFRRTHIHDIAPTVTALLSILEPSGCIGNPVEEAIK, from the coding sequence ATGCGCCTGCTTTCCTCAATTGGGCTGCTTTCCTTACTCACCGTAACGGCCTTTGCTCAGCCCCAGAAAACAACCCGTTCGGCAACTGCCTCAACCCGTCAGACGCTGGCCCGGCCTAAACTAGTCGTGGGTATCACGGTCGACCAGATGCGCTACGATTATCTGTATCGGTATTACGACAAATACGGTACCGGCGGATTCCGTCGGCTCATGAATGAAGGCTTCAACGCCCGCAACAACCACTATCATTACGCAGCTACGTATACTGGGCCGGGGCATACGGCAATCTTTACAGGGTCGGCTCCGGCCCTGAACGGTATCGTCGGCAATGATTTCTATGATCGGAATCTGGGCCGTCTGATGTACTGCGCCGAAGATACGAGTGTCAGCACCCTGGGCAACACCGGAAATGCTGGTAAGATGTCGCCCCGGAACATGCTCGTTACGACCATCGGCGATCAGTTGAAACTCGCTACCGATGGGCGGGCTAAAGTTATTGGTATTGCCCTGAAAGACCGGGGCGCTATTCTGCCAGCTGGTCACGCAGCCGACGGGGCCTACTGGTTCGATTCCCGCGATGGTAATTTTATCAGCAGTACCTTTTACGGCAAAGAACTGCCCGCCTGGGTGCAGGCTTTTAACGCCCGCAAACTGCCCGAACAGTTTATTGGCCAGACATGGCAGGCCAGTCTGCCCATGAACCAGTACACGGAAAGCACAACCGACGACCAGGCTTATGAAGGTTCGCTGCCGGGCGAGGCCAAAGCAGTGTTCCCCCATGAGTTTATTGGTACGGCAGGTGGGCTAAAATACGAAGTGCTGCGCACCAGCCCCTACGGTGACCAGATCACCAAGGAATTTGCGCTGGCGGCCTTGAAAGGAGAGCAGTTAGGACAGCATAGCGTAACTGATATGCTCTGCGTAAGCTTCTCCTCACCCGATTACATTGGGCACACGTTTGGTACCCACGCCGTTGAAACCGAGGACAACTACCTACGGCTGGACCGCCAACTGGCCGACCTGTTTGCAGAACTGGACGCTACGGTTGGTAAGGGGCAATGGCTGGCGTTTCTGTCGGCCGATCATGGCGTAGCCGATGTGCCGGGTTTTTCGCAGCAGTACCGCATTCCGGCTGGGGTGAAGAGCTATGGCGAAGTGAGCGAAGCCGCCAAGGCAGTTCTGGAAAAAGCTTTCGGGCCGGGACAGTGGATCCTGTCTTACATGAACCAGCAGCTGTATTTGAACCGGAACCTAATGGCCGAGAGAAAAATTGCCATGCAGGATGTGTATGAGCTGCTGCGGAGTACCCTGCTGAAGCAGCGGGGAATCGTCAATGTCATAAACCTGCACAATCTCTATGCAGAACCTTTACCTGAGCTCCAGGCCAACCTGTTCCGCAACGTGTATCACCCCAATCGGAGTGGGGATATTTACGTAATGCAGCAGGCCGGCTGGTTCGAAGGACGAGCCAAAGGCACCACCCATGGCACTACCTATGCCTACGATACCCACGTACCGTTTCTGATCTATGGCTGGGGCGTCCGTCCAGGTCAAACCTTCCGCCGGACGCACATACACGACATTGCGCCGACCGTTACAGCGCTGCTTAGTATCCTCGAACCCAGTGGCTGTATTGGTAATCCGGTCGAAGAGGCAATCAAATAA
- a CDS encoding biotin--[acetyl-CoA-carboxylase] ligase codes for MYKIYPKTLFIGQKIQYLPSCQSTNDEASALIAQNDPPEGLIVVTDQQTAGRGQRGNVWEAKPGQNLTFSLILKPAFLNATEQFWLNMAVSLGIYDALQPLLTSQLRVKWPNDIYVGNQKAGGILIENMLQGYFIGWSIIGVGLNVNQTEFQYSTATSLQRQWPLPNGYDLPGLLGTLTEKLEQRYLQLRSGQRDLLKINYLQTLYRYQEEHIFEREGSRFRGTIIGIDATGRLALAEGGQIRYYAFKEIAFVLDE; via the coding sequence TTGTACAAAATCTATCCCAAAACGCTTTTTATTGGGCAAAAAATACAATATCTGCCAAGCTGTCAGTCCACTAACGACGAAGCGTCTGCTTTGATTGCCCAGAATGACCCACCGGAAGGTCTTATTGTCGTAACCGATCAGCAAACTGCCGGACGCGGCCAGAGGGGTAATGTCTGGGAAGCAAAACCAGGTCAGAATCTAACCTTTTCACTGATTTTAAAGCCGGCATTCCTGAATGCTACGGAACAGTTCTGGCTGAATATGGCTGTATCGCTGGGTATTTACGACGCTTTGCAACCCTTGTTAACCAGCCAATTGCGCGTTAAATGGCCCAATGACATTTACGTGGGTAACCAGAAAGCCGGCGGGATATTAATTGAAAATATGTTGCAGGGATACTTTATTGGCTGGTCAATTATTGGCGTGGGATTGAATGTTAACCAAACAGAATTCCAGTATTCAACCGCTACATCCCTGCAACGGCAATGGCCCCTGCCAAACGGCTATGATCTGCCCGGCCTGCTCGGCACGCTGACCGAAAAGCTGGAACAGCGCTATTTACAGCTTCGCTCCGGTCAGCGTGACCTGCTAAAAATCAATTATCTCCAGACTTTATATCGCTATCAGGAAGAGCATATATTCGAGCGCGAAGGCAGCCGCTTCCGGGGCACGATTATCGGTATTGATGCCACCGGCCGACTAGCCCTGGCTGAAGGAGGCCAGATTCGATACTATGCCTTTAAAGAGATCGCGTTTGTGCTGGACGAGTAA
- the rsfS gene encoding ribosome silencing factor — protein sequence MRINTNSEFTAEQIRDFVVRGMQEKKAHDIVVMDLRNVKNAICDYFILCSGNSDTQIDAISTSVEEEVYKASKQDPWHKEGKLNREWILLDYVDVVAHVFKKDRRAFYDLEQLWGDAEIQYIEDGELSTVG from the coding sequence ATGAGAATCAACACAAACAGTGAATTTACCGCCGAGCAGATCCGTGATTTCGTGGTGCGGGGTATGCAGGAAAAGAAAGCGCATGACATTGTTGTAATGGACCTGCGTAATGTCAAGAATGCCATTTGCGATTACTTCATTCTTTGCTCGGGTAATTCCGATACACAGATTGACGCCATCTCCACTTCTGTAGAAGAAGAAGTTTATAAAGCCAGCAAGCAGGACCCCTGGCACAAGGAAGGAAAGCTGAACCGGGAGTGGATTCTGCTTGATTACGTGGACGTAGTCGCCCATGTATTCAAAAAAGATCGACGGGCGTTCTACGACCTTGAGCAGCTTTGGGGCGACGCCGAAATCCAGTACATTGAAGATGGCGAGTTGTCAACAGTAGGCTAA
- the ftsH gene encoding ATP-dependent zinc metalloprotease FtsH yields the protein MSENNNRNPLVPRGNGPRKPNFQGWIVALLIAAILGITFFNKSSATREISQKRFERMVKDHEVSEVILVNDKIAEVTLTQQAAQSPKYRSQFADKPYFGTSHGPHFQFQVASGESFKKDLDQLQQGLPDNEKIDFKFESRSDFGSIISTWGFLIVMILAMYFLLGRMSGAGGPGGQIFNIGKSKAALFDADNKVKITFNDVAGLDEAKEEIKEIVDYLKNPTKFTKLGAKIPKGALLIGPPGTGKTLLAKAVAGEAGVPFFSLSGSDFVEMFVGVGAARVRDLFKQAKEKAPCIIFIDEIDAVGRSRGRGSMPGANDERENTLNSLLVEMDGFATDSGIIILAATNRPDVLDSALQRPGRFDRQISIDKPDIIGREAIFRVHLKPIKLSADVDPKELAAQTPGFAGAEIANVCNEAALIAARSDKEAVDMKDFQDAMDRVIGGLEKKNKLISPEEKEIVAYHEAGHAVAGWFLEHADPLVKVTIVPRGVAALGYAQYLPREQYLYRTEQLMDEMCMALGGRAAEDLIFGKVSTGALSDLERITKLAYSMVTMYGMNDKIGNVSFYDSKQSDYAFNKPYSEETAKHIDEEVRKIVEIAYNRTKDLLTDKREALEVIAKELLEKEILYQNDLVRLIGKRPFERETVYQAYKNKGVAEEVKEEIGKEAKPAETEPESLPL from the coding sequence ATGTCAGAAAACAACAATAGAAATCCGTTAGTACCCCGGGGTAATGGCCCAAGAAAGCCAAACTTTCAGGGGTGGATTGTAGCGCTGCTGATTGCCGCTATCCTGGGCATTACGTTTTTCAACAAAAGCTCGGCTACCCGCGAGATTTCGCAGAAGCGGTTTGAGCGGATGGTGAAAGATCATGAGGTATCAGAGGTAATTTTAGTCAATGATAAAATTGCGGAAGTAACCCTTACGCAACAGGCCGCTCAAAGTCCTAAATACCGTAGTCAGTTCGCCGATAAGCCTTACTTTGGCACGAGTCACGGACCTCATTTTCAATTTCAGGTTGCCTCTGGTGAATCGTTTAAGAAGGATCTAGACCAGTTGCAGCAGGGCCTGCCTGATAATGAGAAGATTGATTTCAAGTTCGAGAGCCGGAGCGACTTTGGCAGTATTATCAGCACGTGGGGCTTCCTGATTGTGATGATCCTGGCTATGTATTTTCTACTGGGCCGGATGTCGGGCGCGGGTGGACCAGGCGGCCAGATTTTCAACATTGGCAAATCAAAAGCCGCCCTGTTCGACGCAGATAACAAGGTAAAGATTACGTTTAACGACGTAGCTGGTCTGGACGAGGCTAAAGAAGAAATCAAGGAAATTGTTGATTACCTGAAGAATCCAACTAAGTTTACCAAGCTTGGCGCCAAGATTCCAAAAGGTGCGCTCCTGATTGGCCCTCCGGGTACGGGTAAAACCCTGCTGGCGAAAGCCGTTGCCGGTGAAGCCGGTGTACCGTTTTTCTCACTGTCGGGCTCCGACTTTGTGGAGATGTTCGTTGGTGTGGGTGCGGCCCGTGTACGGGATTTGTTCAAGCAGGCTAAAGAGAAAGCCCCCTGTATCATTTTCATTGATGAGATTGACGCGGTAGGCCGGTCGCGGGGGCGGGGCTCCATGCCCGGTGCCAACGATGAACGCGAAAACACGCTGAACTCGCTGCTGGTGGAGATGGATGGGTTTGCAACCGACTCCGGGATTATTATCCTGGCTGCTACCAACCGTCCCGACGTACTTGATTCAGCCTTGCAACGTCCTGGCCGATTCGACCGTCAGATCAGCATTGACAAACCGGATATTATTGGCCGGGAAGCTATCTTCCGGGTTCACTTGAAGCCAATCAAGCTTTCGGCTGACGTTGACCCGAAAGAACTGGCTGCGCAGACGCCTGGCTTTGCTGGTGCTGAAATTGCCAACGTTTGTAACGAAGCGGCCCTGATTGCTGCCCGCAGCGACAAGGAAGCCGTCGATATGAAAGACTTCCAGGACGCTATGGACCGCGTGATTGGTGGTCTGGAGAAGAAGAATAAGCTGATTTCGCCCGAGGAAAAAGAGATCGTTGCTTACCACGAAGCCGGTCATGCCGTAGCAGGCTGGTTCCTCGAACATGCCGATCCGCTTGTTAAGGTAACGATTGTTCCCCGTGGTGTAGCCGCGCTGGGTTATGCGCAGTACCTGCCTCGTGAACAGTATCTGTACCGTACCGAGCAGCTTATGGACGAAATGTGCATGGCGCTGGGCGGTCGGGCAGCCGAAGATCTGATTTTCGGTAAAGTATCGACGGGGGCGCTGAGTGATCTGGAGCGTATCACTAAACTGGCTTACAGCATGGTGACGATGTACGGCATGAACGACAAGATCGGGAATGTATCGTTTTACGATTCCAAACAGTCGGACTACGCCTTTAACAAACCGTACTCGGAAGAAACGGCCAAGCACATCGATGAAGAAGTCCGCAAGATTGTTGAAATAGCCTATAACCGGACGAAAGACCTGCTGACAGATAAGCGGGAAGCGCTGGAGGTTATTGCCAAAGAATTGCTCGAAAAAGAAATTCTTTATCAAAACGATCTGGTGCGTCTGATTGGTAAGCGTCCGTTCGAACGCGAGACGGTCTACCAGGCTTATAAGAACAAAGGCGTTGCCGAAGAGGTGAAGGAAGAAATTGGCAAGGAGGCTAAGCCTGCCGAAACCGAACCGGAATCGTTACCGCTCTAA